CTCAGAATCTAATTCTGCCTCTAAACGAATAGCATGCAAAACAGCTTGATCACGTTCTTCGCGTAAGGCGTTTAAAAGAGTAGTTTGCTCAAACAGGGATACAGCAGTTTGTTTTTGATGAGAGCGCAAGATAAAAACATAGACCAATAAGCCGATGGTAATACCAAAGCTTAGGGCGGGGATTAGAAGACTAAGATCAGACATGGGCATTAGTCTAAATTAGACCAAGCCCACTGGGTGAGCTTTTAAAACGATAAATGGATAGGAGTAAATCAAGCTCCAAGAAGCTTTTTAAGCTCGCCGCTTTGGTACATTTCGGTCATGATGTCAGATCCGCCAATGAACTCTCCATTGACATAAAGCTGAGGAATGGTCGGCCAGTTGGCATACTCTTTAATCCCCTGACGGATTGCCTCATCATCAAAGACATTGACCGTATGCAGTGTCTCTACTCCACAGGCACGCAAAATATTAATGGCGTTACCGGAGAAGCCGCATTGGGGGAACTGGGCAGTACCTTTCATAAAAAGGACTACAGGATGGCCGGTCACAATCTCTTTAATACGGGTTTGAGCATCACTCATGGGTTAAATCCTTTCATTGAATCAACCCCCATATTTTATGACCTATTTGCTAATGGGGTTTTAGGAGCCTTACGGCCAATACTAATCCGCATATGCCCGGCTAGGTCAGGACGAGACTCCACATCCGATAGGCCTGCCTGATTCAGTAGAGCGCGAACCTGCGCTGCCTGATTGTAGCCATGTTCCAAGGCAATGAGGCCATCCCTCTTTAGAAACTCCTGACACCGATCTAGAATCAGGCGGATGCATTGCAAGCCGTCGTGTTCGTCAGTCAGGGCTTTGCGCGGCTCAAAGCGCAAATCTCCTTCATGAAGATGCGGGTCTCTCGGGTCAATGTAAGGAGGGTTGCTCAAAATTAGATCAAAACTACCCAGCCACTCCTTGGGGATATTTGTATACCAATTACTCTGAATAAACTGCACTACATCACTTAAATCAAGGGCTATAGCGTTCTGATGAGCAAGTGTAATGGCGTCACTTGACGCATCAATCCCAATCACTTCTATTTTTAGATTGTCTTGATCACTTTCTCTTATCGCATTGGCGAGTGCCAAAGCAATTGCCCCAGAGCCCGTTCCCAGATCTAGAACTCTTAGCTTTAAAACTTGATCAGAATGGGCAATCTGACATTTGATCTCCTCGATGGCGAGATCTACCAAGAGCTCGGTCTCTGGTCTAGGAATGAGAACCGAGGGGTTCACGTTTAATTCAATCCCATGAAACCCCTTCTTACCAATTAAATAAGCAACGGGCAGACCCTGCAGTCGATCTTTTTCGAGTTCTTGCCACTGACTGATGAGGGACTCTGGAAGTTTTTCTTGGTCTTTTGACACTAGGGCAGAGCGTGACCAGCCAAGGGATTGTTCTAGAAGATGCCCCAATAAAACTCGTGCATCAGTCTTATCAATGGGGGTAATACTTAGCAGGTCCTTGATAGTTCTCACAAAGAGTGCTGTGATTAAGAATCACCCATTGCAGCCAAGAGATCGGCTTGATGCTCTGCGGCAAGGCCATTGAGAAGATCGCTGATATCACCATCCATCATGGCATCAATTTTGTATAAGGTTAGATTAATGCGGTGATCTGTGATGCGGCCCTGTGGAAAGTTATAGGTCCGAATGCGATCACTGCGATCACCGGTGCCTACTAAAGACTTGCGGGTTTGGGCCTGCTCTTTTTGTTGGGCATTGCGTTGTGCATCCATGATGCGCGAGACCAAGACCTTCATGGCCTGATCTTTATTGCGATGCTGACTGCGATCATCCTGACATTCCACTACGATTCCGGTTGGTAGGTGGGTAATACGCACTGCAGAGTCTGTTTTGTTGATGTGCTGACCGCCAGCTCCGGATGCACGAAAGGTATCAATGCGAAGATCTGCCGGATTAATCTTGATAGCCTCAATTTCATCAACTTCTGGCATCACAGCAACGGTACAGGCTGATGTGTGGATTCTGCCTTGAGTCTCGGTTTGCGGAACCCGTTGCACCCGATGACCGCCCGACTCAAACTTCATTTTGGCATATACATCAGTGCCACTTAGTCGCACAATCACTTCTTTATAGCCACCCAGATCAGATTCGGCCTGACTCACAATTTCAGCTTTCCAGCCCTGACGCTCTGCATAGCGGGTATACATTCGCAATAGATCCGCAGCAAAGAGGGCGCTTTCATCGCCGCCAGTGCCAGCACGTATCTCCAAGAAGATATTACGACCATCGTCTTCATCTTTAGGTAATAGAAGAGTTTGTAAGCTTTTCTCGAGATCTGTCATACGACCTTCAGCTTGTTTTTGCTCCTCGTCGGCAAACTCTTTCATTTCGGGATCTAGGCGCATGTCAGAGGCAGCTTTGGCATCTTCCTCAGCCTTTTTATAAAGACCAAATTGCTCGACGATGGCAGAAATATCAGCATGTTCGCGCGTGAGCTTGCGATAGACGTCCATATCCTTGGTGGAGTCTTCTTGCATCAAAATAGTATTGAGTTCAGCCAAACGGGCATCGAGATGCTCCAGCTTGGCACGCATGCTGGATTTCATCTAATGACTATCTGAGGAGCTATTTTTATCTAGGCTGGAATGAGTGGTAAATAATTTAGGAAGCAGCTTAATCAGAGCATCGCGCTCAGAACCGCTGGCATGTTGTAGAGCATGTAAGGAGCCATGTAAAAACTTATTAGTTAATCCTTGAGCCATTGCATTAAGGACTTCTTGGGGATCATCACCGCGTATCAAACGCTTGAGAGCGCGCTCTAGCTCAATTTGGCGTAAGCGCTCACCTTGCTGCTGAATATCTTGTATTAGTGGGACTGCATTGCGTCCTTGGAGCCAATGCATAAAGTTACCAACGCGCTCTTCAATAATGATCTCTGCCTGACTAACAGCAGCTTGGCGCAGATTAGCACCGGTCTGTGCCATCGTTCCGAGGTCATCCACGGTATAGAGGTAAACGTCATTGAGCCTTGAAATTTCTGGTTCAAAATCACGAGGCACGGCTAAATCAATCATCACCATGGGTTTGCGACGACGTAGCTTTAAAGCGCTCTCCACCATTCCAAGACCAATGATCGGTAAGGGGCTAGCAGTCGATGACACAATGATGTCAAACTCGTGCAAGCGTGTGGGTAGATCATTGAGGCGGAATGACTCAGCCTCAATATTTTGGGCCGATATAGATTCAGCGAGTTCTTGGCCGCGTTCAATAGTACGATTAGCAATCGCAGTAGCTTTTGGTTTACGGGCTACAAAATGGGTTGCGCATAAAGTAATCATCTCACCGGCGCCGATGAACAAAATCTTTTGTTCGCCAATGGATTCAAAAATACGTTCAGCTAGTCGCACTGAGGCTGCAGCCATCGAAATCGAATGTGCCCCAATTTCGGTTGAGCCTCGCACCTCTTTAGCAACGGAAAACGTTTTTTGGAATAGTTGATTAAGATAGGTGCCCAAAGCACCTGCATCATTGGCAGTACGCACCGCATCTTTCATTTGACCTAAGATTTGGGTCTCACCAATCACCATCGAATCTAAACCACACGCTACACGAAATGCATGACGCACTGCATCGGATTGCGGTAAGGTGTAGATGTGGGGTTGCAAAATGCTGGGCGCGAGCTTTTGACTTTTCGCCAACCAATCAAAAGTTGCCTCATGAAATTCACCTTCAGAGGCAGGATCGTTAGCAGCGCAGTAGAGTTCTGTACGATTACAGGTGGACAAGATGGTGGCTTCAGGCAGACCGCTCCGATTCACGCTACCAAGATGGGAGCGAAGATCGAATAAGGCGTCCTGCAGACCTTCGGGGTCAAAGGCTACTTTCTCCCGAACGGCAACTGGCGCTGTGTGATGGTTAATGCCCAAAGTCAACAGCTTCATATCGTGAATTATAGATTTCTTGGGCTCAATAGGGGTGTTTTCAATGGGGTTTTTAGCTTATTTGTTGGTTGGAGGCACAGTGGGCTGGGCTGCAAGCCACTATTTTCCTGGGTTTTCCCCTAGTAATAAGGGCTCAGCAAGAGCGAAATGTCCTAAATCGGTCTTTCTTTGGACCATTAGTCTTGGGGCACTGGGCGCCCTGGCGACTAGTTATGGTGGCCAAATGATTGGCCTATTTACCTCAGGGCAAATGCTGGAGTGGGGGTGTGCGATTCTGGGAGCTTTTAGTTTGTCCCAAATTTATCTTTTACTTAGGAGACCTTAAAACAAATTCTGATTCAACTCCACCAACGACCCATTTGATCGTATTTTGTTGATGAGCAGTCAAGTGTTTATTTGTTTTACTAAAGTGCCCACAACTTCCTTGATCCCCTGGGAAAATAAATGGCTGCATTGTTTTATAAACTCCCAGGCCTGAGGGATGGGAGGCACGCAGTATGCAATGATTATTTGCATTGCATATGTATTCCTCAAACGACTGTGCATGCGAGCCCCAGAGAAGCCAGACCAGATGCTTTTGAGAGCTTGATAGTTTTTTGATGATCGCCCTAACAAAACTAGCCCAGCCTAATTGACTGTGCGAGCAGGTCTCACCTAGTCGAACAGATAGTGCGGTATTAAGTAGCAGGACACCTTGTTTGGCCCAATGGCTTAAGTCACCATTTTCTAAGGAGCCAAATCCCTCGATTTGCAGAGCTTTATTAATGTTACGAAGAGAGCTTGGAAATTGTTTGGAGCGAAGGGCAATATCACGCGGAATAGAAAATGCAAGACCTTGTGCTAATCCTGGCGAATGATATGGGTCTTGACCAAGCAGAATTACTTTGACCTCAGAAACAGGAGTCAATTTCAGAGCATTAAACAGGAGCTCTTTATCGGGTC
This genomic interval from Polynucleobacter sp. UK-FUSCHL-C3 contains the following:
- the grxD gene encoding Grx4 family monothiol glutaredoxin gives rise to the protein MSDAQTRIKEIVTGHPVVLFMKGTAQFPQCGFSGNAINILRACGVETLHTVNVFDDEAIRQGIKEYANWPTIPQLYVNGEFIGGSDIMTEMYQSGELKKLLGA
- the prmC gene encoding peptide chain release factor N(5)-glutamine methyltransferase, translated to MRTIKDLLSITPIDKTDARVLLGHLLEQSLGWSRSALVSKDQEKLPESLISQWQELEKDRLQGLPVAYLIGKKGFHGIELNVNPSVLIPRPETELLVDLAIEEIKCQIAHSDQVLKLRVLDLGTGSGAIALALANAIRESDQDNLKIEVIGIDASSDAITLAHQNAIALDLSDVVQFIQSNWYTNIPKEWLGSFDLILSNPPYIDPRDPHLHEGDLRFEPRKALTDEHDGLQCIRLILDRCQEFLKRDGLIALEHGYNQAAQVRALLNQAGLSDVESRPDLAGHMRISIGRKAPKTPLANRS
- the prfA gene encoding peptide chain release factor 1, with the translated sequence MKSSMRAKLEHLDARLAELNTILMQEDSTKDMDVYRKLTREHADISAIVEQFGLYKKAEEDAKAASDMRLDPEMKEFADEEQKQAEGRMTDLEKSLQTLLLPKDEDDGRNIFLEIRAGTGGDESALFAADLLRMYTRYAERQGWKAEIVSQAESDLGGYKEVIVRLSGTDVYAKMKFESGGHRVQRVPQTETQGRIHTSACTVAVMPEVDEIEAIKINPADLRIDTFRASGAGGQHINKTDSAVRITHLPTGIVVECQDDRSQHRNKDQAMKVLVSRIMDAQRNAQQKEQAQTRKSLVGTGDRSDRIRTYNFPQGRITDHRINLTLYKIDAMMDGDISDLLNGLAAEHQADLLAAMGDS
- the hemA gene encoding glutamyl-tRNA reductase, with the protein product MKLLTLGINHHTAPVAVREKVAFDPEGLQDALFDLRSHLGSVNRSGLPEATILSTCNRTELYCAANDPASEGEFHEATFDWLAKSQKLAPSILQPHIYTLPQSDAVRHAFRVACGLDSMVIGETQILGQMKDAVRTANDAGALGTYLNQLFQKTFSVAKEVRGSTEIGAHSISMAAASVRLAERIFESIGEQKILFIGAGEMITLCATHFVARKPKATAIANRTIERGQELAESISAQNIEAESFRLNDLPTRLHEFDIIVSSTASPLPIIGLGMVESALKLRRRKPMVMIDLAVPRDFEPEISRLNDVYLYTVDDLGTMAQTGANLRQAAVSQAEIIIEERVGNFMHWLQGRNAVPLIQDIQQQGERLRQIELERALKRLIRGDDPQEVLNAMAQGLTNKFLHGSLHALQHASGSERDALIKLLPKLFTTHSSLDKNSSSDSH
- a CDS encoding uracil-DNA glycosylase — protein: MSNLLSLIPNDWQVFLSDYFVSRDWQQLCDAFDQEYQMRGQFIRPDKELLFNALKLTPVSEVKVILLGQDPYHSPGLAQGLAFSIPRDIALRSKQFPSSLRNINKALQIEGFGSLENGDLSHWAKQGVLLLNTALSVRLGETCSHSQLGWASFVRAIIKKLSSSQKHLVWLLWGSHAQSFEEYICNANNHCILRASHPSGLGVYKTMQPFIFPGDQGSCGHFSKTNKHLTAHQQNTIKWVVGGVESEFVLRSPK